One Ahaetulla prasina isolate Xishuangbanna chromosome 1, ASM2864084v1, whole genome shotgun sequence DNA window includes the following coding sequences:
- the SOCS4 gene encoding suppressor of cytokine signaling 4, whose translation MAENKERKFKNADVRPKTSRSRSADRKDGYVWSGKKLSWTKKNENSSNAEMANASGILALGLRNQERKQSCSSAEMELEHVCGHRFLSRSFKQKLQDAMGQCFPIKSCSTRHSSGLSPKRKIHISELMLDKCPFPPRSELAFRWHLIKQHTAPVRQKSESWLSMGSSKDERKDEELREIERADEPDSDVLQESNVIDAYPCEPQEESAMGGRQLKSSREESDMDSDDEVVTLCTSSRKRNKPRWEIEDDLLQLQMPLRYHTQIDYVHCLVPDLLQINNNPCYWGVMDKYAAEALLDGKPEGTFLLRDSAQEDYLFSVSFRRYSRSLHARIEQWNHNFSFDAHDPCVFHSRDITGLLEHYKDPSSCMFFEPLLSTPLHRTFPFSLQHLCRTVICNSTTYDGINALPVPPSVKLYLKEYHYKSKVRVLRIDVPDQHA comes from the coding sequence ATGgcagaaaataaagaaagaaaatttaagaaTGCAGATGTGAGACCCAAAACCAGCCGGAGTAGGAGTGCAGACAGAAAGGACGGATACGTATGGAGTGGAAAGAAACTTTCCTGGACAAAAAAGAATGAGAACAGTTCTAATGCCGAAATGGCAAATGCCTCAGGAATACTTGCATTAGGTCTAAGGAATcaggagagaaaacagagctgttCCTCAGCTGAGATGGAGTTGGAACATGTATGTGGTCACAGGTTCCTAAGCCGTTCTTTTAAACAGAAATTGCAGGATGCGATGGGGCAATGTTTCCCCATAAAGAGTTGTAGCACTCGGCATTCTTCAGGGCTTTCACCAAAGAGAAAAATACATATCAGTGAGCTTATGCTGGACAAATGCCCTTTTCCACCACGATCTGAGCTAGCATTTCGATGGCACTTAATCAAGCAGCACACTGCCCCTGTCAGACAAAAATCTGAAAGCTGGCTAAGTATGGGTTCATCAAAAGATGAAAGGAAAGATGAAGAACTGAGAGAGATTGAGAGGGCAGATGAACCAGACTCCGATGTATTGCAGGAAAGTAATGTTATTGATGCCTATCCGTGTGAGCCTCAAGAGGAATCCGCCATGGGCGGTAGGCAGCTAAAGAGCAGCAGAGAGGAAAGTGACATGGACTCGGATGACGAAGTAGTGACACTCTGCACTAGCTCCAGGAAGAGAAACAAACCACGGTGGGAAATAGAGGATGACCTGCTGCAGTTGCAGATGCCACTCAGATATCACACCCAGATCGATTATGTTCATTGTCTGGTTCCTGACCTCCTTCAGATCAATAATAACCCATGTTACTGGGGAGTGATGGATAAATATGCTGCAGAAGCACTTTTAGATGGAAAGCCAGAGGGGACTTTTTTATTACGTGATTCTGCCCAGGAGGATTACTTATTTTCCGTTAGTTTCAGGCGTTATAGTCGTTCCCTTCATGCCAGGATTGAACAATGGAATCACAACTTCAGCTTTGACGCTCATGATCCATGCGTCTTCCATTCTCGTGACATTACTGGACTTTTAGAACATTATAAAGATCCAAGCTCTTGTATGTTCTTTGAGCCACTTCTCTCGACTCCCTTACATAGaacttttcctttttcccttcaaCATCTATGCAGGACAGTTATTTGTAACTCTACAACTTACGATGGCATAAATGCCCTTCCTGTTCCTCCATCTGTAAAGCTGTATTTGAAAGAATATCATTATAAATCAAAAGTAAGAGTCCTCAGGATTGATGTACCAGATCAACATGCCTAG